One Vicia villosa cultivar HV-30 ecotype Madison, WI unplaced genomic scaffold, Vvil1.0 ctg.001274F_1_1, whole genome shotgun sequence DNA segment encodes these proteins:
- the LOC131634268 gene encoding probable flavin-containing monooxygenase 1 yields MEKKVAIIGAGLSGLIACKYVLETGFQPVVFEADEGLGGQWRHTIESTKIQNPKQDFQFVDFPWDSSVKEDNPNNQQVQAYFHAYAQRFGIVPCIRFNSKVIDIDYVGESEEDIKSWELWNGDGTPFGSKGTWHITVQDTKTFSTEVHKAEFVILCIGKYSGLPNMPEFPHGKGPEVFKGKAMHSMDYAALDNKVAAELVKNKRVTVVGSGKSALDVATEIADKNGVNYPCTMIQRTVHWFLMDFNIWGFSLAFLYFNRFGELLVHKPGENLLFSLVATLLSPFRWGFGKLIEIYLKSKLPLKKFGLLPKHSFHYDMYKCTFGVLPDLYFDKLKEGSILIKKSQTVTFCNEGLIIDGEAKPIESDIVIFATGFKGDQKLKSIFKSPTFQSYIKTPTNVTVPLYRQILHPRIPQLAIMGYAEALSNIYSNEMRCQWLARFLDGNIKLPSVKEMEKDVKVWEETIKQYDRKWNSCIVTCGIWYNDQLCKDMKCNHLRKKSAFKELFEPYGPADYNGLVEK; encoded by the exons atggaaaaaaagGTTGCAATTATTGGTGCTGGACTCAGTGGCCTAATAGCCTGCAAATATGTGCTAGAGACAGGTTTTCAACCAGTTGTGTTTGAAGCTGATGAAGGCCTTGGTGGTCAATGGAGACACACTATTGAGTCCAcaaaaatccaaaaccctaaacaAGACTTTCAGTTTGTTGATTTTCCTTGGGATTCATCAGTGAAAGAAGATAATCCGAATAATCAACAAGTGCAAGCTTATTTTCATGCTTATGCTCAACGTTTTGGAATTGTTCCTTGTATAAGGTTCAATTCTAAAGTCATTGATATTGATTATGTTGGTGAGTCTGAAGAAGATATTAAGTCATGGGAGTTGTGGAATGGTGATGGAACTCCTTTTGGCTCTAAAGGAACATGGCATATTACTGTGCAAGATACTAAGACTTTCTCAACAGAG GTGCATAAAGCTGAGTTTGTTATTCTTTGCATTGGGAAATATAGTGGTTTGCCAAATATGCCTGAGTTTCCTCATGGAAAAGGCCCAGAAGTTTTTAAGGGTAAAGCTATGCATTCTATGGATTATGCTGCCTTGGACAATAAGGTTGCTGCTGAATTGGTCAAAAACAAGAGAGTTACAGTTGTAGGATCAGGAAAATCTGCTCTTGATGTAGCTACTGAAATTGCAGATAAAAATG GAGTCAACTATCCTTGTACAATGATTCAGAGAACTGTACATTGGTTTCTCATGGATTTCAACATCTGGGGCTTTAGTCTTGCATTCCTCTATTTCAATCGTTTCGGCGAGCTTTTAGTTCACAAACCCGGAGAAAACCTTCTTTTCAGCCTCGTGGCCACTCTACTCTCACCATTT AGATGGGGATTCGGCAAACtaattgaaatatatttaaaatcaaaGCTACCACTGAAGAAATTCGGACTTTTACCAAAACACAGCTTTCATTACGACATGTACAAATGTACATTCGGAGTACTTCCCGATTTGTATTTTGACAAACTGAAAGAAGGATCCATCCTGATAAAGAAATCACAAACTGTCACCTTCTGCAACGAAGGTTTGATCATCGACGGAGAAGCCAAACCTATCGAATCAGACATAGTTATTTTCGCAACAGGTTTCAAAGGTGACCAAAAACTCAAAAGCATATTCAAATCCCCAACATTCCAAAGCTACATTAAGACACCAACAAATGTAACAGTTCCTCTCTATAGACAGATACTTCATCCTCGGATCCCGCAATTGGCGATCATGGGATACGCTGAGGCGTTATCGAACATCTATTCGAATGAAATGCGATGTCAATGGCTAGCTCGATTTTTGGATGGGAATATTAAGTTGCCTAGTGTTAAGGAGATGGAAAAGGACGTGAAAGTGTGGGAAGAGACTATAAAGCAATATGATAGGAAATGGAATTCATGCATTGTGACTTGTGGGATATGGTATAATGATCAATTGTGTAAGGATATGAAGTGTAATCACTTGAGGAAGAAAAGTGCTTTTAAGGAGCTCTTTGAACCATATGGACCAGCTGATTATAATGGTCTTGTTGAAAAGTGA